A single genomic interval of Candidatus Acidiferrales bacterium harbors:
- the uvrB gene encoding excinuclease ABC subunit UvrB, whose product MSNFNIVSEYKPSGDQPEAILELTEGIRNAHKFQTLLGVTGSGKTYTMAQIIRNINKPTLVISHNKTLAAQLYGEFKQLFPENIVEFFISYYDYYQPEAYIPQTDTYIEKDSSINDEIDRLRLRATSSLLSGRNDVIVVASVSCIYGIGSPEDYQHEVVWLRKGEKMGRRHLQEMLIKSLYSRNDVEFLRGNFRVRGDVLEIFPAYEIDEAVRVEFFGDEIESLKTFDPLTGVPAAEMDEVFIYPARHFVTSEDKLESAVKRIENELVDRLTELRALGKYLEAQRLEQRTRFDIEMMREVGYCNGIENYSRHITGREPGQRPYVLLDYFPKDFLMFIDESHQTIPQLHAMYHGDRSRKMTLVEYGFRLPSALDNRPLKFEEFESMVNQVVFVSATPAEYELEKSLGVIVEQVIRPTGIVDPEVEIRPVKNQMDDLIQEIRERVNIKERALVTTLTKRMAEDLTEYLRNLNIRVRYIHSDIDSLERVSILRDLRLGEFDVLVGVNLLREGLDLPEVSLVAILDADKEGFLRSEKSLIQTAGRAARNIGSKVILYADTVTRSMKKMIDETERRRKIQSDYNVEHNIKPRSIFKTAEEIRASTAIADVRAESEEKTKKLQQASVSEKSEKYLTDRQKGDLIERLTKEMYQSAKELDFEKAAELRDEIHRLSRERDQRSAKN is encoded by the coding sequence ATGAGCAATTTTAACATTGTGTCGGAATACAAGCCATCCGGGGATCAACCTGAAGCGATCCTCGAGTTGACCGAAGGAATACGGAACGCCCATAAATTTCAGACCCTCCTTGGGGTGACCGGTAGCGGTAAGACATACACCATGGCACAGATCATTCGGAACATCAATAAACCCACTCTTGTCATCTCACATAACAAAACGCTCGCCGCGCAGTTATATGGTGAGTTCAAACAATTGTTTCCGGAAAACATCGTCGAGTTCTTCATCTCCTATTACGATTATTATCAGCCTGAGGCGTACATTCCCCAGACCGACACTTACATAGAAAAGGATTCTTCCATCAATGATGAAATAGACCGTCTTAGACTCCGTGCGACAAGCTCTCTGCTCAGCGGGCGTAACGATGTCATTGTTGTGGCGTCCGTATCATGCATATATGGAATCGGCTCCCCCGAAGATTATCAGCACGAAGTTGTGTGGCTGCGAAAAGGCGAAAAGATGGGACGTCGGCACCTCCAGGAGATGCTGATAAAAAGCCTTTATTCAAGGAACGATGTCGAATTCCTGCGCGGAAATTTTCGAGTACGCGGAGACGTACTTGAGATATTTCCAGCTTATGAGATAGACGAAGCGGTAAGAGTGGAATTTTTTGGGGACGAGATCGAGTCGCTGAAAACTTTCGATCCTCTGACGGGGGTACCGGCTGCCGAAATGGACGAGGTATTCATCTATCCGGCAAGGCACTTTGTGACCAGCGAGGACAAGCTTGAATCGGCTGTAAAGAGAATTGAGAACGAACTCGTGGACAGACTGACCGAGCTTCGCGCACTGGGGAAATATTTGGAAGCACAGAGGCTGGAACAACGTACGAGATTTGATATCGAGATGATGCGCGAGGTGGGATACTGCAACGGAATAGAAAATTATTCGCGCCATATTACGGGAAGGGAACCGGGCCAGCGTCCTTATGTCCTGCTGGATTATTTTCCTAAAGACTTTTTGATGTTCATAGACGAATCGCACCAGACGATCCCTCAGCTCCACGCGATGTACCATGGTGATCGTTCACGGAAGATGACCCTTGTCGAATATGGATTCCGGCTCCCCTCTGCGCTGGACAACAGGCCTCTGAAATTTGAAGAGTTCGAATCGATGGTTAACCAGGTCGTTTTCGTCAGTGCGACGCCGGCGGAGTATGAACTCGAGAAAAGCCTCGGCGTAATTGTGGAACAAGTAATAAGGCCGACCGGCATCGTCGATCCTGAAGTTGAAATAAGACCCGTGAAAAATCAGATGGACGATTTGATTCAGGAGATACGGGAGCGGGTGAATATAAAAGAACGTGCTCTTGTGACAACATTGACGAAAAGGATGGCAGAGGATCTCACGGAATATCTCAGGAATTTGAACATCAGGGTGAGGTACATCCATTCGGATATCGATTCCCTTGAAAGGGTCTCGATTTTGCGGGACCTGCGTCTCGGTGAATTTGACGTCCTTGTCGGAGTGAATCTTCTCCGCGAAGGGCTCGACTTGCCCGAAGTTTCTCTTGTCGCAATACTGGATGCCGACAAGGAAGGATTTTTGCGTTCTGAAAAATCTCTGATCCAGACCGCCGGGAGGGCGGCGAGGAACATCGGAAGCAAAGTTATTTTATATGCTGACACGGTTACTCGAAGCATGAAAAAGATGATCGACGAGACGGAGCGACGCAGAAAAATCCAGTCGGATTACAATGTGGAGCACAATATCAAGCCGAGGTCAATATTCAAGACTGCCGAAGAAATTCGCGCCTCGACTGCTATCGCCGATGTTCGCGCCGAGAGCGAGGAGAAGACAAAGAAGCTCCAGCAGGCATCTGTCTCTGAGAAATCCGAAAAATACCTGACTGACCGGCAAAAGGGAGATTTGATAGAGAGGCTCACTAAAGAAATGTACCAGTCTGCGAAGGAGCTCGACTTCGAAAAAGCCGCAGAACTTCGAGACGAAATTCATAGACTGTCCCGCGAACGGGACCAGAGGTCGGCAAAAAATTGA
- a CDS encoding TIM-barrel domain-containing protein has protein sequence MKSVRIIICLSVLLKLTSFAQEKSVKQITNGVIITTQGLNVKAQFYAPNILRIEKWSTAGTDKKKSLSVIMNQPQKIEVGNQKQDSSIVISSSRLKAIISLTNGEVKFSDTNDKEILEEDGCGMEPVLYGTDSSFNVRQDFNVTSDEGIYGLGADQHGYMNYRGDTVTLVQTNTNAITPFLVSAMNYGILWDNYSKTVFNDDGKKNMSLWSDVGDNIDYYFIAGDNMDSVIAGYRMITGRAPMYGKWAYGYWQSKEHYATREEVLEIARKYRELKMPIDNIVQDWDYWGGAKNWSGMFFDSTTYPHPKGMIDSLHDMHFHFMISIWPALGPNTMIYKDMEKHGFLYSPIGWGGFKYYDAYNPGANRLYWKYLKNGLLSKGVDALWIDSTEPDLINANNVGSTEYEMKRVGNNYLGTWARYLNAFSLAMTDDLYSTYRKEFADKRLYILTRSTYAGQQRNAATTWTGDIGADWKIYRDQISAGINHCMAGIPYYTFDIGAFVLGAYGGVFNRGGKDPAYQEFYARMFQFGAFSPIFRAHGSETPREIWEFGEFTEPMLEFDNLRYRLLPYIYSLAWEVTSQGYTMMRGLPMDFESDKTTYGIDNQFMFGPSIMVTPVTDWMYYRPPEQSVLIGPEYFKTNDGKAGILATYCSDSKHMIVTKQEVEPDININWYSTGRPSYVTDSSFSISWEGKLIPKETGKYQFHLRSYDRKRIILDGKQLPIVYTSVEQYTDTVALTAGTEYKFVLETENATPGAAHMELYWKTPSIFAKEQIHEDRPKAAKVYLPKCDGWFDFWTGKKYEGGRDVIADAPIGKIPLFVRTGSIIPMGPFMQYSTEKFADPIELRVYTGADANFTLYEDENDNYDYEKGIYSTIEFKWADSTHTLTIGKRQGKFPGMMRTRTFNIVVVSPNHGTGVDTTEKADKVVKYDGRKKTVALY, from the coding sequence ATGAAATCAGTTAGGATAATAATCTGCCTATCAGTGCTGCTGAAACTTACTTCTTTTGCGCAGGAAAAAAGTGTTAAACAAATCACGAACGGTGTTATCATAACCACCCAGGGTCTAAATGTAAAGGCTCAATTTTATGCACCAAACATCTTAAGAATCGAGAAGTGGTCAACGGCAGGCACTGACAAGAAGAAAAGCCTTTCAGTTATCATGAACCAGCCACAGAAGATAGAGGTTGGAAATCAAAAGCAGGACAGTAGTATCGTGATTTCATCGAGTCGCTTGAAAGCCATCATTTCACTCACAAACGGCGAGGTGAAATTTTCGGACACCAATGATAAGGAAATACTTGAAGAAGATGGATGCGGCATGGAACCGGTCCTCTACGGCACAGATTCTTCGTTCAACGTAAGACAGGACTTTAACGTTACTTCCGATGAAGGAATTTACGGCCTCGGCGCAGACCAGCATGGTTACATGAACTACCGCGGCGACACAGTCACATTAGTTCAAACCAACACGAATGCGATCACTCCATTTCTTGTTTCGGCCATGAACTACGGCATACTCTGGGATAATTACTCCAAGACTGTTTTCAACGACGACGGCAAGAAAAACATGTCCTTATGGTCCGATGTCGGGGACAACATTGATTACTATTTCATCGCTGGTGACAACATGGACAGCGTCATCGCGGGATACCGCATGATCACCGGGCGCGCGCCCATGTATGGCAAGTGGGCTTATGGATATTGGCAAAGTAAAGAACACTACGCAACTCGCGAAGAAGTATTGGAGATCGCGAGGAAATACCGCGAGTTGAAAATGCCAATCGATAATATCGTTCAGGATTGGGATTACTGGGGCGGCGCGAAGAACTGGAGCGGAATGTTTTTCGATTCGACGACGTACCCGCATCCCAAAGGGATGATCGATAGTCTTCATGACATGCATTTTCATTTCATGATTTCAATCTGGCCTGCCCTAGGACCTAATACCATGATCTATAAGGACATGGAGAAGCATGGCTTCCTTTATTCGCCGATAGGTTGGGGCGGGTTTAAATATTACGATGCGTACAACCCGGGTGCGAACAGACTTTACTGGAAGTATTTGAAGAACGGCCTGCTGTCAAAGGGCGTCGATGCACTATGGATCGATTCAACCGAGCCTGATCTGATCAATGCCAACAATGTCGGTTCCACAGAATACGAAATGAAACGAGTCGGGAATAATTATCTGGGAACATGGGCAAGATACTTGAATGCATTCTCGCTCGCGATGACGGATGATTTGTACTCGACATATAGAAAAGAGTTCGCGGACAAGCGCCTCTACATACTTACGAGATCGACATATGCCGGCCAGCAACGAAATGCAGCCACAACATGGACTGGCGATATAGGTGCAGACTGGAAGATTTATCGCGACCAGATTTCAGCAGGTATTAATCATTGTATGGCAGGTATCCCCTACTACACATTCGACATCGGAGCATTTGTGCTCGGAGCATACGGCGGCGTCTTCAACAGAGGCGGGAAGGATCCGGCGTACCAGGAATTCTACGCGCGCATGTTCCAGTTCGGTGCGTTCAGTCCGATATTCCGCGCACACGGCTCGGAAACTCCGCGAGAGATCTGGGAATTCGGCGAATTCACAGAGCCTATGCTTGAGTTCGACAACCTGCGCTACCGACTCCTTCCCTATATTTACTCGCTCGCATGGGAAGTCACGAGTCAAGGATATACCATGATGCGCGGACTTCCGATGGATTTCGAATCAGATAAAACGACCTATGGCATTGACAACCAATTCATGTTCGGCCCATCAATCATGGTTACACCCGTTACAGATTGGATGTATTACCGACCTCCTGAACAAAGCGTTCTGATCGGGCCGGAATACTTTAAGACAAATGACGGCAAGGCGGGCATACTCGCAACATATTGCAGCGATAGCAAACATATGATCGTGACAAAGCAAGAAGTTGAACCGGACATAAATATTAATTGGTATTCCACAGGAAGACCGAGCTATGTTACAGATTCTTCATTCTCGATAAGTTGGGAAGGAAAACTAATCCCGAAAGAGACCGGCAAGTATCAATTTCACTTGAGAAGCTATGATCGAAAAAGGATCATTCTTGATGGTAAACAACTTCCGATAGTCTATACCAGCGTCGAGCAATACACTGACACCGTAGCGTTGACAGCCGGAACAGAGTACAAATTTGTGCTTGAAACCGAAAATGCAACTCCAGGTGCGGCCCACATGGAACTCTACTGGAAGACACCGTCGATATTTGCCAAGGAACAAATCCATGAAGACAGGCCGAAGGCTGCGAAAGTCTATTTGCCGAAATGCGACGGCTGGTTTGACTTCTGGACCGGCAAAAAATACGAAGGCGGCCGGGACGTCATTGCTGACGCGCCCATCGGCAAGATTCCACTTTTCGTGAGGACAGGTTCGATTATTCCCATGGGACCGTTCATGCAATATTCAACCGAAAAGTTTGCCGATCCTATCGAGCTCCGTGTTTACACAGGTGCGGATGCGAACTTTACTCTTTACGAGGATGAGAACGACAACTACGATTATGAAAAGGGAATTTACTCCACGATCGAATTTAAGTGGGCTGATTCCACGCATACTCTCACAATCGGTAAACGCCAAGGCAAATTTCCAGGAATGATGAGGACGAGAACATTTAATATCGTGGTCGTCTCGCCGAATCATGGAACGGGAGTGGATACTACGGAGAAGGCTGACAAAGTTGTAAAGTATGATGGCAGGAAGAAAACAGTGGCTCTTTACTAA
- a CDS encoding two-component regulator propeller domain-containing protein, producing MDRIVRFADKYFPGFLLTILLSCLEMSSALALNPHKTISQYGHSFWIRENGLPANNVKAVLQTRDGFIWLGTTSGLFCFDGVSFSEVSTIPEDPKIHESISTLCETRDGSLWVGTQFRGLRRLKDGRVFVYGLNEGFRNTNVSDLFETRSGHLLIGTAIGLYLFDEERFKPILVNPNYVRDIAEDSHGRIWVATYDGIRILEGNQFTVIRSITTANGLPTNTVTSICTDRKSNVWVGTFEGLVRWKDGKITIYNTNNGLSHYNINKIYEDHDGNLWVGTRGGLDRLYEKKWTAYTSSDGLTDNNVLSFAEDREGSLWVGTYNGLNQFKDVSITTFTKSEGLADDQLSSVVGSPDGSLYFLSDQGANVTRLKDGKINIYNIPVGPAFVAHDSSLWIGQNGFLYNIKNGKLVQYDARSGLPHKWISAFDEDDKSLFMYLDHFGIFRFIDGRLRPYLLADRIQYPAPEEYIVCFYRQSDSLMWIGTTDSLVKIQNEKITGFTTADGLAGNWVSSIFDDGRGSLWISSPQGGLTRYSGGRFTTINAKIGLFTDEIYCVLGDSYGGLWLSSPVGIGYVRRQELDDYAEGKINYIHSKVYSTADGMKTDECFGEWQPAGWKANDGGIWFATRKGAVMIDPRQFKENKLLPPVIIEQVVRDGQPVPSNEFLSCPPGTKDLEFHYTALSFLVPGRVLFKYKLEGYDHEWIDAGTRRAAYYTNLSHGDYEFQVIACNNDGVWNETGATFKFELKPHFYETYWFYASMFLTVIGIAFGVYRLRVWQLLEREKKLNARIQKALADIKVLGGLIPICSNCKKIRDDKGYWENLEKYIQIHSEAQFSHGICPDCAAKLYPELLSELEKRKKS from the coding sequence GTGGATCGAATCGTGAGGTTTGCGGACAAATATTTTCCTGGATTTCTGCTGACAATTTTATTGTCGTGCCTCGAGATGTCTTCCGCCCTGGCTCTCAATCCGCACAAAACTATATCCCAGTACGGCCACAGTTTCTGGATTCGTGAAAATGGCTTGCCGGCAAATAATGTCAAGGCAGTTCTTCAAACACGTGATGGATTCATTTGGCTTGGTACGACATCAGGTCTGTTCTGCTTTGATGGCGTAAGCTTCAGTGAGGTGAGCACAATCCCGGAAGATCCAAAAATCCATGAATCGATATCTACCCTGTGCGAAACACGAGATGGGAGCTTATGGGTGGGGACTCAATTCAGGGGATTAAGACGCCTGAAGGATGGGCGAGTGTTTGTATATGGTTTGAACGAGGGATTTCGCAATACGAATGTTAGCGACTTGTTTGAAACTCGTTCCGGTCATCTCTTGATAGGTACGGCAATCGGGCTTTACTTGTTTGATGAAGAGAGGTTCAAACCGATTTTAGTTAATCCAAATTACGTCAGAGACATTGCGGAAGATTCACACGGAAGAATTTGGGTGGCTACTTATGACGGGATTAGAATCTTGGAAGGCAACCAATTCACTGTAATCAGAAGTATTACCACTGCAAACGGCTTGCCTACTAACACGGTTACTTCCATTTGCACCGATCGTAAGTCAAATGTGTGGGTTGGTACTTTTGAAGGATTGGTCCGCTGGAAGGACGGGAAAATCACGATTTACAATACGAACAATGGATTGTCGCATTATAATATCAACAAGATATATGAAGACCACGATGGTAATCTGTGGGTGGGAACACGAGGCGGGCTTGATCGCCTCTATGAAAAGAAATGGACGGCATACACAAGTTCAGACGGCTTAACTGACAACAACGTCCTCTCATTTGCGGAGGATCGCGAAGGGAGTCTTTGGGTCGGTACCTATAACGGATTAAATCAGTTCAAAGATGTCAGTATTACTACCTTTACGAAATCGGAGGGTCTAGCGGACGATCAGTTGTCCAGTGTCGTCGGGAGTCCCGATGGGAGTCTGTATTTTCTTAGCGACCAAGGGGCAAACGTTACCCGGCTGAAGGATGGTAAAATAAACATATATAACATTCCCGTGGGACCTGCTTTTGTCGCGCATGACAGTAGCCTTTGGATTGGTCAGAATGGTTTTCTCTACAACATCAAGAACGGAAAGCTTGTCCAATATGACGCTCGGTCGGGTTTACCGCACAAATGGATCTCTGCTTTCGATGAAGATGACAAGAGTCTCTTTATGTACTTAGATCATTTTGGCATCTTCAGGTTCATTGATGGCCGATTGCGTCCTTATCTGCTTGCAGATAGGATTCAGTATCCCGCGCCCGAAGAGTATATTGTTTGTTTTTATCGACAATCCGACAGCCTGATGTGGATCGGCACAACTGATTCGCTGGTGAAGATACAGAATGAAAAAATTACAGGTTTCACAACTGCAGACGGCTTGGCTGGCAACTGGGTCAGCTCTATATTTGATGACGGCCGGGGAAGTCTATGGATTAGCTCACCTCAAGGGGGGCTTACTCGCTACAGTGGAGGCAGGTTTACCACCATTAATGCTAAGATTGGCTTGTTCACTGACGAGATTTATTGTGTGCTTGGCGACAGCTATGGTGGCCTTTGGTTAAGTAGCCCGGTAGGAATCGGGTATGTTAGAAGACAGGAGCTTGATGATTACGCTGAAGGCAAAATAAATTACATACATTCAAAAGTTTATTCAACTGCAGATGGGATGAAGACGGATGAGTGCTTCGGTGAGTGGCAGCCGGCGGGCTGGAAGGCAAATGATGGAGGCATATGGTTCGCGACGAGAAAAGGTGCTGTCATGATAGACCCGAGGCAATTCAAGGAAAACAAGCTACTACCACCCGTGATAATAGAACAAGTAGTCAGGGATGGACAACCTGTTCCATCAAACGAATTCCTAAGTTGTCCGCCCGGCACAAAAGATTTGGAGTTCCATTATACCGCGCTGAGCTTTCTGGTACCAGGAAGAGTATTATTCAAATATAAATTGGAAGGATATGATCACGAGTGGATAGACGCCGGTACTCGACGGGCGGCTTATTATACAAACCTTTCGCATGGTGACTATGAATTTCAAGTGATTGCCTGCAACAATGATGGAGTCTGGAACGAAACCGGAGCGACCTTTAAATTCGAACTTAAGCCGCACTTCTATGAGACGTACTGGTTCTATGCGTCAATGTTTCTAACAGTGATCGGAATCGCGTTCGGAGTTTATCGCTTGCGTGTTTGGCAGCTATTGGAAAGAGAGAAGAAGCTCAATGCACGCATTCAGAAAGCGCTGGCTGACATAAAAGTCCTGGGTGGGTTGATTCCGATTTGTTCCAACTGCAAGAAAATCCGTGACGATAAAGGGTACTGGGAAAATTTGGAGAAGTACATACAGATTCACTCGGAAGCGCAATTCTCTCACGGAATATGTCCCGACTGCGCAGCGAAATTATATCCTGAGTTACTTTCGGAACTGGAGAAGAGGAAAAAGTCTTGA
- a CDS encoding DUF362 domain-containing protein, protein MKKKENEIISEMNSSRRRFIRNVGTAAAGLLVVPYLKPSGVFAYNHKRTSSYLATVAITNTNPKSGPTPADSYVYDDASGGVKQKVQYLFDQLGGISDLFSAGKKVVIKINLTGGSGYVGNSMLKGVPITEAMWSHPVVVQAVAQLIIDAGVTASDITIVDSLGSGDSFSNSAFQGYVDVKNALGCGLVDISKGTFVNISTGSSYFNFPSLTMNQILRDTDVYVSVPKLKQHATAGLTCSLKNQVGATPQSSYELPGYTYRRERLHHQAGTDSEWNYLPETICDLNAARPVHLAVVDGIKNAKGGEGAWNPNFVPFQSHALLAGKDPVATDSIGANVMGLDCEAATLTLPGPLTDNGVSSTECDNYLYLLNNKGVGTNQLNEINIVGDGANLITSVRPNLDTTQPADFKLCANFPNPFNPSTIIVFYLPRNEHVTLKVFDVTGRAIETLVDGEVPAGEHRLQWSATGLASGIYLCRMETKDFAETIKMVYQK, encoded by the coding sequence ATGAAAAAGAAAGAGAATGAAATTATATCAGAAATGAATTCCTCGCGGCGAAGGTTCATAAGGAACGTTGGCACGGCGGCTGCAGGCCTGCTCGTGGTGCCATACCTAAAACCGTCAGGAGTTTTTGCTTACAATCATAAGCGTACATCGTCTTACCTTGCAACAGTCGCGATCACCAATACCAACCCGAAAAGTGGCCCTACGCCTGCCGACAGCTATGTTTACGATGATGCTAGCGGTGGTGTTAAACAAAAAGTGCAGTACCTTTTCGATCAGCTTGGAGGAATTTCCGATCTATTCAGTGCTGGGAAGAAGGTTGTAATAAAGATAAACTTGACGGGCGGATCAGGCTATGTAGGAAATTCAATGCTGAAAGGTGTTCCCATAACGGAAGCGATGTGGAGTCATCCTGTAGTCGTTCAAGCAGTGGCACAACTGATCATTGATGCAGGTGTAACTGCAAGCGACATCACCATAGTGGACAGTCTGGGAAGCGGAGACTCTTTCAGCAATTCCGCTTTTCAAGGTTATGTGGATGTTAAGAATGCCCTGGGATGCGGCTTAGTTGACATCAGCAAAGGCACTTTTGTCAATATCTCCACCGGCAGCAGCTACTTTAATTTTCCGTCTCTAACCATGAATCAGATTTTAAGAGATACTGATGTCTATGTCTCAGTACCGAAATTGAAGCAGCATGCCACAGCAGGTTTGACATGTTCGCTCAAGAATCAGGTTGGGGCAACGCCGCAATCATCCTATGAATTGCCAGGCTACACTTATCGGCGGGAACGGCTTCACCATCAAGCGGGCACTGACTCGGAATGGAATTATTTGCCCGAGACTATTTGTGATTTGAATGCCGCCCGGCCGGTCCATCTTGCTGTAGTCGATGGAATAAAAAACGCAAAAGGCGGCGAAGGAGCTTGGAACCCAAATTTTGTGCCGTTTCAAAGTCATGCGCTTTTGGCAGGAAAAGACCCTGTAGCGACTGACAGCATCGGCGCGAATGTTATGGGTCTGGACTGCGAAGCAGCGACTCTCACGTTACCGGGACCGTTGACGGACAACGGGGTTTCATCCACGGAGTGCGACAACTATCTTTATCTTCTCAACAACAAAGGTGTTGGCACAAACCAGCTAAATGAGATCAACATTGTCGGCGACGGGGCGAATCTGATTACATCGGTCCGACCAAATCTCGATACAACACAGCCTGCTGACTTCAAGCTCTGTGCCAATTTTCCCAATCCGTTCAATCCATCGACGATAATCGTCTTTTATTTGCCTCGAAACGAACATGTTACCCTAAAAGTTTTCGACGTCACTGGTCGGGCGATTGAGACCCTTGTTGACGGAGAGGTCCCTGCCGGCGAACACCGATTGCAATGGAGCGCGACCGGCTTGGCAAGCGGAATATATTTGTGCAGGATGGAAACTAAGGATTTCGCCGAAACGATAAAGATGGTTTATCAGAAGTAG
- a CDS encoding DUF362 domain-containing protein produces the protein MRRKIEIQQEETNPSRRRFIKTVGTAAAGLLVVPYLKPSGVFAYNHKSTASYLATVAITNTTGFAADTYVYDDATNGGVKQRVQYLLGQLSGISSLFSSGKKVAIKINLTGGSGNATSKALGSYTIIQAMWTHPAVLQAVGEFILSCGVNPGDLYIVDSLWDTGWQSSGSTAPFGSNDSFGYKAVQTALGCNVVDLNDTTASNITQISTGSNYFHFPNLTMNKILQGVDVYVSVPKLKQHSAAGLTCSLKNQVGTVPKSLYTITGDNGRRGKLHHATSTGTEGNYLPESICDLNAARPVHLAVVDAIMNATGGEGSWCAKFAPCSTHALIAGTDPVATDSIGANLMGLDCEATTLPLPAPMTDGTVTVNACDNYLDLLRTKGVGTNQLSEINVVGDGKTMAVRPNAEEQQPAGFKLCANFPNPFNPSTIVVFYLPKAEHVTLKIYDITGREIETLVEGSVPPGEHRLHWNATGLASGVYICRMLAGNFSESIKMVYQK, from the coding sequence GTGAGAAGAAAAATTGAGATACAACAGGAAGAAACGAATCCTTCGAGAAGAAGATTCATTAAGACGGTCGGCACAGCTGCCGCCGGTTTGCTCGTTGTGCCATATTTGAAGCCATCCGGAGTATTCGCTTACAACCATAAGAGCACCGCTTCATATCTTGCAACAGTCGCGATCACCAATACAACGGGATTTGCTGCCGACACGTACGTTTATGACGATGCCACGAACGGGGGTGTCAAGCAGAGGGTGCAATATCTTCTCGGCCAACTAAGCGGGATTTCCAGCTTGTTCAGCAGCGGTAAAAAAGTTGCGATAAAAATAAATTTAACCGGCGGTTCGGGGAACGCTACGAGCAAGGCGTTGGGCAGTTATACAATTATCCAGGCTATGTGGACTCATCCGGCAGTTCTTCAGGCAGTGGGCGAGTTCATTCTCAGCTGCGGTGTTAACCCTGGAGACCTTTACATCGTGGATTCTCTCTGGGATACGGGATGGCAGAGCTCGGGGTCGACAGCGCCCTTCGGTTCCAATGACAGTTTCGGCTACAAGGCAGTACAAACCGCCTTGGGATGTAACGTGGTCGATCTGAATGACACAACTGCGTCCAACATTACGCAGATATCGACCGGAAGCAATTACTTCCATTTTCCAAACTTAACCATGAACAAGATATTGCAGGGAGTCGATGTTTATGTTTCCGTTCCCAAATTGAAGCAACATTCGGCTGCCGGACTTACTTGTTCACTTAAGAATCAGGTCGGGACTGTTCCCAAATCGCTGTATACAATAACGGGCGACAACGGACGTAGGGGAAAACTCCACCATGCGACAAGCACCGGTACAGAGGGGAATTATTTGCCCGAATCCATTTGTGATCTTAATGCGGCCCGCCCTGTTCATCTCGCCGTGGTGGATGCAATAATGAATGCAACAGGCGGAGAGGGCTCCTGGTGTGCGAAATTTGCACCGTGCTCGACACATGCGTTGATCGCAGGGACGGATCCCGTTGCGACCGATAGCATTGGAGCGAACCTGATGGGGCTTGATTGCGAGGCGACGACTCTTCCGTTGCCTGCACCGATGACGGATGGTACCGTGACGGTCAATGCATGCGATAACTATCTCGATCTCCTGCGCACAAAAGGTGTTGGCACAAATCAGCTGAGCGAGATCAACGTCGTCGGGGACGGGAAGACCATGGCCGTTCGTCCGAATGCGGAGGAACAGCAGCCGGCTGGGTTCAAATTGTGCGCCAATTTCCCCAACCCTTTTAACCCGTCGACGATTGTCGTCTTCTACTTGCCGAAAGCCGAACATGTCACGCTCAAAATCTACGATATTACCGGACGTGAAATTGAGACCCTTGTGGAAGGATCCGTTCCTCCGGGTGAGCATCGTTTACACTGGAACGCAACCGGACTGGCAAGCGGAGTATATATATGCAGGATGCTGGCAGGAAATTTCTCTGAATCAATCAAGATGGTCTATCAGAAATAG